GGCTTTAAGTTGCAACTTTTTTCCAGCTTTTCACGTGCAAATTTACAACTTTTTTCCAATAATAGCAAGGAAATGGCACTTATTTACAAAAAAGAGAGTAAAGTTTTTTAAAATAATTTGGCGGTAATCAAGAAAATCAGTACATTTGCAATTAAAAAGAGAATAAACTATGATATTTCTTCAACTTTTCATCGTATTCCTTCAGATAGGCATCTTCGGATTCGGAGGTGGCTACTCCATGATTTCCCTGATTCAGGGACAGGTAGTGACGCAGTATCATTGGATGACGATGCAAGAGTTTACCGATGTGGTGGCCATCTCACAGATGACACCGGGACCTATCGGTATCAACACCGCCACCTATTGTGGCTATACTGCTGTCCACAATGCAGGCATGAACGGCATGATGGCAGTACTCGGAAGTGCCACGGCCACCTTCGCCCTGGTTCTCCCCTCTTTCGTCTTGATGATTCTGATCAGCAAAATGCTGTATAAATATATGAACACATCAATGGTGCAGAGCATCTTCATCGGTTTGCGCCCATGCATCGTGGGTCTGGTAGGCGCCGCAGCCCTGCTCCTGATGACTCCAGAGAATTTCTCTACTCCAGAGAATCCCTGGCATTTCTACATCTCCATCGCCCTCTTCTTCGCCACCTTTATCGGCGTGAAAGTAATGAAGATCAATCCGATAAGAATGATACTCTACTCGGCTTTCGCCGGGCTGGTATTACTATATTAAACAAAATCTTACTATTTTATTTGGTAGTAATAAATAAAAGTCGAAAATTTGAAAAGCGAAACGGAGAAAACCCTTCACCCTTCACCCTATCAACATAATCATCTGATATACAAGCGATTACAAACAAAATAACTAAAAATCACCCTTCACCCTCAAAACCCCTGTGTTTATCGGCATTCCAGACGAAAAGGTGAAGGGTGAAGAGTAAAATTGCAAGCGAACAGAACGACAAATAAGAAGTGTCTACTATTTCAGTTTTATAAAATTGAAGGTGGCTACCTTTCTATTTTGTAAAGTGCCTAAGGAAGGGCACTATTGTGCCAAGGTAAAGGCAACATTGTGCTCGGGTAAGAGCACATTTGTGCCCCCGATAAGCACAAGGGGGACGCAAGTAAGACACCACCCGTAAACCCGAAACACAGATCTCTATCTTTCAGAGATACGAGTCGCAAACAAGTCTTTTGTACTTAGGAAATAAGATTTTTTGTCGCTTTGCAAGCAAAAATCCCACAAAATTCTACGGATAAACGCTATTCTCTTTTGTTTTTTACAAGATTATTTATAATTTTAGTCTTTAATTATACCATAAAAAGGTGGATTTTCAGCAGAAAATCCACCTTTTACACTA
This is a stretch of genomic DNA from Segatella hominis. It encodes these proteins:
- a CDS encoding chromate transporter; the protein is MIFLQLFIVFLQIGIFGFGGGYSMISLIQGQVVTQYHWMTMQEFTDVVAISQMTPGPIGINTATYCGYTAVHNAGMNGMMAVLGSATATFALVLPSFVLMILISKMLYKYMNTSMVQSIFIGLRPCIVGLVGAAALLLMTPENFSTPENPWHFYISIALFFATFIGVKVMKINPIRMILYSAFAGLVLLY